A stretch of the Candidatus Omnitrophota bacterium genome encodes the following:
- a CDS encoding DUF1566 domain-containing protein, whose protein sequence is MDGSVIWRFGVFSFFKMIKNIKQLFIITTFLSGINILCYAGELPDTGQATGYGTGDDADYNPVATQMSYMDNSDGTVTDNLTGLMWLQDANYYNGGASQTWEQALSGCESFSYAGYSDWRLPNMKELLSIVKYEGSAPLISTTYFLNNQINFYWTSTTVPGNPTIAIDVNFDSGEAYGNDKTDAYYVRPVRGGQ, encoded by the coding sequence ATGGATGGTTCGGTTATTTGGAGATTTGGGGTATTTAGTTTTTTTAAGATGATAAAAAATATAAAACAATTATTTATAATTACAACGTTTCTTAGTGGAATTAATATCCTCTGTTATGCGGGAGAGTTGCCGGATACGGGGCAGGCAACGGGTTATGGTACCGGTGATGACGCCGATTATAATCCGGTGGCAACGCAGATGAGTTATATGGATAATAGTGACGGAACAGTAACAGATAACCTGACAGGCCTTATGTGGCTGCAGGATGCTAATTATTATAACGGAGGAGCATCCCAAACATGGGAACAAGCTCTTTCGGGGTGCGAAAGTTTCTCTTACGCTGGATATAGCGATTGGAGGCTACCGAATATGAAAGAATTGCTCAGCATTGTAAAATATGAAGGTTCCGCCCCGCTTATAAGCACAACATATTTCTTAAATAATCAGATTAATTTTTACTGGACGAGCACAACGGTGCCGGGGAACCCTACCATCGCCATTGACGTAAACTTCGATAGCGGTGAAGCTTACGGTAACGATAAGACCGATGCGTACTATGTTCGGCCCGTTCGAGGAGGCCAGTAA